The genomic region GCCAGCAATTCCTTGCTGGATGGCCTGGTATTTGGGGGTAGGATTGTGCAAAAGGCCACCGCAATATTAAAAAATAGGATAACTAACAGGCCGGAATTTGGCTGCCAGGAATTACTTTCCGATCCTGATGTTGACTTTATAAGTTTGCGTACACAACTGCAGCAAATTATGGGTGAAAAAGTGGGCCCCCTGCGTACAGCTCAACGTTTGGCCGAAGCCCTGGCCTTTTTTGACCGATGGGCCTATTTAAAAAATTATGAAGTCAAAGAAACTTTTCAAATGGAAGTGCGCAATATGCTGGAGGTGGGCGAATTAATTACTGAAGCTGCCATGATGCGCACAGAGAGCCGGGGCGGACACTTCCGGTTAGACTATCCTGAGACATCGGAACGCTGGCGCAAACATATTTTACTGAGACGGTAAAGACGGGGGGTTCTCAAGTGGAACTGAATATGATTGAGCTTAAAAAGCTAATAGAGAGCAGCCTGGCAGAGGACATCGGTACCGGGGACATTACCACCAACAGCATTGTCCCGGAAGGTTCCACAGCCAAGGGAATCATTTACGTTAAAGAACCGGGAGTGGTGGCCGGGATACCCGTGGCCGAAGCCGTTTTCCGCTTCCTGGCACCGGAGATTGAAATTAACCGGCGTTCTACGGACGGGGCCTGGGTGGAGCCAGGTACGGTCCTGATGGAGGTAGCGGGGGATGCCCGGGCTATCTTAACCGGAGAGCGTTTGGCTTTGAATTTTCTACAGCGGATGAGCGGTATCGCCACCCGCACCGCCGCCCTGGTGGAAAAGGTTAAGCTTTACCCGGTGCGGGTGGTGGACACCAGAAAGACCACACCGGGATTGCGCATGTTAGAAAAATATGCCGTGCGGGTGGGCGGGGGATTTAACCACCGTTATGGTCTGTATGATGCTGTATTAATTAAGGATAATCACATAAAAGTGGCCGGGGGAATCACCCAGGCCATTCTGGCCGCCCGACAGAATGTGCCTCACACCGTTAAGATTGAAGTGGAAGTGGAGGATCTGGCCGGGGTTAGCGAAGCACTGGAGGCTAGGGCCGATGTTATTATGCTGGACAACATGGATCCGGCCACCATGCGGGAAGCAGTTAAGCTGGTGGATGGTAAGGCGCTGGTGGAAGCATCCGGCGGCATCAGTGAAGAAACCATAACCGCTGTAGCTAAAACC from Desulfotomaculum nigrificans DSM 574 harbors:
- the nadC gene encoding carboxylating nicotinate-nucleotide diphosphorylase, whose amino-acid sequence is MELNMIELKKLIESSLAEDIGTGDITTNSIVPEGSTAKGIIYVKEPGVVAGIPVAEAVFRFLAPEIEINRRSTDGAWVEPGTVLMEVAGDARAILTGERLALNFLQRMSGIATRTAALVEKVKLYPVRVVDTRKTTPGLRMLEKYAVRVGGGFNHRYGLYDAVLIKDNHIKVAGGITQAILAARQNVPHTVKIEVEVEDLAGVSEALEARADVIMLDNMDPATMREAVKLVDGKALVEASGGISEETITAVAKTGVDLISVGALTHSVKALDISLDIGEIKGL